CCTTCGGACATCGACCGGATGTCGAACTCGGCCGGCCACACGAACTACTCGATGTGCGCCGGGTCGGAAGCGTACACGATGAAGTACGGCGATAACTTCCGGGGCGTCGGCATCGACCTCGGCCAGCAGGGCGGGGTGGTCGGCCGCATCACCATGGGGGCGATCATCGACGGCACGAGCAACACGGCCTCGTTCAGCGAGCGAGTCAAGGGGATCGACTCGGGCCTGGATACGCTGAAGCCGACCTCCAGCGTCTCGAACACGAGCACCTGGTACCCCAACGTCAGCCCGATGGTCGACTACCTCTCGTGCAAGTCGCTCTACCCCAACGCGTCGAACCTGGCCAACCTGGCCCTCTCCGGGAATCCGACGAACACCCTCAGCGGCATGGGGAGCTTCTGGCATCTGGGTCTGGGCCGCAACGGCGGCATCTACACCCACATCATGACGCCTAACACCTGGAACTGCGTCACCAACAACCAGGACATGAACGGCGCCCTGCTCACGGCCAGCAGCCGTCACGCTGGCGGCGTCAACGTCCTGTTCGTCGACGGGTCGGTGCGGTTCATCAAGGACTCGGTCGCCCTCGGCCCCTGGTGGGCTATCGGCACCATCGCCAATGGCGAGGTCTTCTCCAGCGACTCGCTCTGACGCCCCCTCCTCGTGTAGCCAACGCAAGTATCAGGCCCTCTCGGTCCGAACCGGCGCTCCCGGTTCGACCTTGGGGGGGCGGAGGAAGCAAACCATGAATCGGAAAGTCGTGCGGTGGGCCGCCTCGTCCCTGGCGTCCGCCTGCCTCCTGGCCCTCGTCGGCTGCGGTGAACCGCACTATGAACACGCGAAGGTCCACGGCAAGGTGACGTACAAGGGCAAGCCCGTCACCACGGGGTCCGTCCTGTTCGTACCGACCAAGCCCATGGCCGACGGCAGCCTCCTGCCGGCCTCCGGCGAGCTTAACGCGGAGGGCACCTACGAACTGACTTCCGGCGGCGAACCCGGCGCGGTGATCGGCGAACACAAGGTCGTCATCATGGCCGTCGATCCCGGTGCGACCGCCGAAGCCGCTCCCGACGTCTCGAAGGTCGAAATCATCGGTCCCTCGCCCTCGGGGGGGCCGCCCAAGGGGGGCTCGAAGGTTCCCAAGTTCAAATCGCTCGTCCCCGAAAAGTACGGCGATCCCACCAGCACTCCGTTGGTCGAGACGGTGAAGTCGGGTGAGAATACCATCGACATCGAGCTGACTGACTGAGTCGGACGGGAAGGCGCGGCGCCGGCCCTCGGCCGACCTCCGCGAGATCCGCCCGTGCTCTCAAAACCGATCCGCATCCTCGCAACGGCCGTCCTGGCCCTGACCGCTTCCGCGGCCTGGGCCGGCGACGGCCCTTTCGTTCATCGCGGCTATTACATCACGTTCATGCGGATGCCGACCTACGACCTTCCCGACTGGAAGAGGATCGTCGACGGAGTCCGCGCGGACGGCGGCGACACCCTGATGCTCTGGGTCGCCGGCGGCTTCCGCTCGCGAAGGCATCCGATCACCTGGGCCTACAACCAGGACCACGAAAACGTCCGC
This sequence is a window from Paludisphaera rhizosphaerae. Protein-coding genes within it:
- a CDS encoding DUF1559 family PulG-like putative transporter; this translates as MRRRGFTLIELLVVIAIIAVLIALLLPAVQSAREAARRAQCVNNLKQLGLAVANYESSQMCLPPAHVGYNWNDWSATSMMLGQLEQSNLFNSINFSTGFASPATMQNTTAFNTKLSFLLCPSDIDRMSNSAGHTNYSMCAGSEAYTMKYGDNFRGVGIDLGQQGGVVGRITMGAIIDGTSNTASFSERVKGIDSGLDTLKPTSSVSNTSTWYPNVSPMVDYLSCKSLYPNASNLANLALSGNPTNTLSGMGSFWHLGLGRNGGIYTHIMTPNTWNCVTNNQDMNGALLTASSRHAGGVNVLFVDGSVRFIKDSVALGPWWAIGTIANGEVFSSDSL